A segment of the Melospiza melodia melodia isolate bMelMel2 unplaced genomic scaffold, bMelMel2.pri scaffold_32, whole genome shotgun sequence genome:
gactTACAGCAATGGAATGAGCCAGGGCTATGTAACTGGGGTGAGTGAATCTCTtattggatgttcctgttaaattttctttattaatcaaccttaataaattgtgtaaatcagggcccgggtgtgccccatccccactgggacacctggaagcttccaataagtgtctggtttttactttactgttctaacactgttgcaagggttttttgttgttgttggtttttttttgtttttttttttttttttttctcttttgattataaaaaacaaggggatgagagaagaagaacaagaattgtaatcccagaatcccaggacattctgagttgaaagggacacacaggatcatacaactaatgtttgaacatttacagggactgcagaactgtaAATTAAGTTGGTCAGTCTCTCTgttgggagcctcccaaagggccctcagccactcctcagccctggacagcagcagcatcacctttgcagggcccagcagggctctcctgagctgcccttgcccagctgcacacagagcctgccccagcccgggccctgcacacaggcaggtttctgtagggccccagatgggctctgtgagcgctggcagggacaaggctcctctcaggagggcatgtccaggcccagggagatgctcagggaaggagagggggctgaagagagcagtgctgggggcaggatgagggcactgttggtgtgtgggaggtgccgggcacagctgggcacaggaacactgtcctgagtgcctgactgtctctgccctgccctctcaggcacagcaccacaacatcttctcgtggttctgccctgccctgatattgtcactgctatctgctgctctcagggaggctctggcatttgcagcagctgagtcaggcaccacccttggcattcctgccaggcagggctgtccatgggaatggggtgtccaagcttcccaggcacctgtggggctgtgggcaaagcagtccatgggaaaggggaatgagctgagccccctccctgagatcccataatgggcacagccagggatctccttgctgtgcccttcctgggtgcaaatctctgccagagcctctgggagttccctgattgtcccacagggaagggcagagctgccacagctgaggaaatgctgttgggtttgccaagggagctgtgagtgtccttggcagaagggggtgctgagagcttgctcagagacctttagagagggtgagacattccgggatccctctgctctgggcagggtctcgtttatcccaggctgacccgagagtgtgattgtgctctgattgcagccaaaggtgcaaagccagagcagctgggaacaagccccatccatcccctcaccttccctgagccacagggaatctTTGCCTCTCatatctctcagtggcaaactctgagtgcagcagaaatgctggggatttctgacctcagagacccAGGAATGATGTGTatataggaaaacaattcctaaaaccaacttCTGCCATCTATTTCCATTAGAActgggagtgcagatgctaccaagcctctCAGCATTAGGAGTGATTTCccggacaaatcctgaatatccagccttgcccctctgccacatggccacaaacccagggcagagggacagggatggctccttgaaagGCCCCTCACAcagacctggctgctcctggcacacgcagccagcacaactggagctcaggcagggacctgggtgaaggatttcccagagcaggaacaagggtgggtgagtcccagtgggacagtctgcagggaatggcccaggtgtggctccaggcagcctctcctgacttttcactgtcctttctccatgaacagttccccatgtgcagcctcagcaaatgtccaacagcagctccatcagccacttcctcctgctggcactggcagacacgtggcagctgcagctcctgcacttctgcctcttgctgggcatctccctgactgccctcctgggcaacggcctcatcatcagcgccgtagcctgcggccaccacctgcacacgcccatgttcttcttcctgctcaacctggccctcagcgacctgggatccatctgcaccactgtccccaaagccatgcacaattccctctgggacaccagggacatctcctacaaaggatgtgcttcccaagtctttttctttatgtttttcatttcagcagatttttaccttctgaccgtcatgtgctatgaccgctacgtgtccatctgcaaacccctgcactatgggaccctcctgggcagcagagcttgtgcccacatggcagcagctgcctgggccagtgcccttctcactgctctcatccacacagccaatacattttctttgcccctgtgccatggcaatgtcctgggccagttcttctgtgaaatcccacagatcctcaagctctcctgctcacgttCAAACTACAGGGAACTTGTGCACATTGCAGTTAGTTCCTGTTTAGCACTTTGCTGTTTtgcgttcattgttttctcctatgtgcaggttTTCAGGGCTGtgatgaggatcccctctgagcatggacggcacaaagccttttccacctgcctccctcacctggccgtggtctctctgttcctcagaactgctgtgtttgctcacctgaagccctcctccatgtccttcccatccctggatctggccctgtcagttctgtactcagtggtgcctccagccctgaaccccctcatctacagcctgaggaaccaggagctcaaggctgcagtgtggagactgatgactggatggttccaGAAACAATAAACGGCTGTAAAATTCTTGTCAATCATTtgcaataaaagtcatctttcatactacttgtttgtttaattttggacgatgtgtttctttgtttcactttttttcatattgtccacaaagaaatgtcattcctTGTACCATTTCTCATTGTGTTTCTATCCAAATTCCCTgtagccccagactgtgtcaatgatgggccgcgctctgggtgactttaaaggaaatgaaggatctcccagcagagttttcaccagaggtGCCCctcttgctgccttctctggagctgcagcagcaatgtctctgtgcagagctggggtagATCAATGCTGGCCCAgcatctgtgcccagcagcagcagcacttggtgttgccagtcctgctgccgtggccctgccctgctgccctggtggccctggtgttgctgcagggcctgagtgctctcagggccgggcacagtcctgggggtggcagtgccggggctgcagcagggacaggccatgggcacggctggggcagcgctgacgcctcagcccagggcctggaggctccaggctccttgcccaggctctctcaagaacacggccaggccaatgctcagcacagaaaacccccgtgagcagccccaggctggccgtgggcaggctgggggcaaacagcatggctggggctctgcaagggccctggggtagacgggaaggagcagcagagcaggggctgatccatcctcagtgcactggacagcccagggcagcgtcccagagcatcctgatggagctgccaacaacaatccccctctgcagccctggcctctcctccagctcacacaggtgccccatccttgcaggcacagacacggcagcactggctcagcagcccctgtttgcattgcatgcaggaggcaggagcacccccatgctgttggtgtggggacatgagcctgagggagcacaaatgccatgaggccctgggaggttcctgtcccactgcagacgcggttgctcagagccagggctgcctggaagccacccccaaacttccctgagcatttccttggcttcatccttgttttctttattcttcctgctacaaatttcttcccattgcccactccagtgggcccagaactggacacagcccttgaggtgctgcccaaccagtgcccagcacaggggaagaatccctgccctgctcctgctggccacaccattcctgatccaggccaggagccattggccttcttgcccacctgggcacactgctgcctcatgtccagcctgctgtccatcagtccctgcaggtccctttctgcctggctgctgtccagccactctgtcccagcctgtagcactgcaagggttgttgtggccaaagtgcaggagtcagcacttggtcttgttcaacctcactgtgttcgatttgggccctggatccagcctgtccagggctcttTGCATAGCCCTCCTATGCTCCAGTAGATCAactctcacacccagcttggtgtcatctgcaaatttgctgatgctggactcagtcccctcatgcagatcatcagtgcagacattgaaatccacgctggctggctctgacccctcggccatcctgtgg
Coding sequences within it:
- the LOC134434107 gene encoding olfactory receptor 14I1-like; the protein is MSNSSSISHFLLLALADTWQLQLLHFCLLLGISLTALLGNGLIISAVACGHHLHTPMFFFLLNLALSDLGSICTTVPKAMHNSLWDTRDISYKGCASQVFFFMFFISADFYLLTVMCYDRYVSICKPLHYGTLLGSRACAHMAAAAWASALLTALIHTANTFSLPLCHGNVLGQFFCEIPQILKLSCSRSNYRELVHIAVSSCLALCCFAFIVFSYVQVFRAVMRIPSEHGRHKAFSTCLPHLAVVSLFLRTAVFAHLKPSSMSFPSLDLALSVLYSVVPPALNPLIYSLRNQELKAAVWRLMTGWFQKQ